The following are encoded together in the Anopheles nili chromosome 3, idAnoNiliSN_F5_01, whole genome shotgun sequence genome:
- the LOC128727768 gene encoding uncharacterized protein LOC128727768, whose translation MGLAQSKRSVNITTDPAKDGVVTEGAGKLEKIGEVDQLKAQANGDAQHNDADNETKVETDAAENEKDSTTEKANKEGGDGGGGDTSVAATSPTSEKEGESDANNKSLENGTNDESMNDSKAPADDANKKAKKPKKKWSFRSLSFSKKDKQKPVKKEKDEERVNGECEKVPEEPTEDAAAASAVAQEVASTTVEAGTSESKTEVAAAAVAATEVSTTTAAVAAPVVADVTTTTNAPADTTKVEEPVVEVAAQESVTPVAVAAVEAKVEEPVKVAVVENGQSKDVVEEPTVAKVQEEKLEPETTTAAAAPVEEKVVEPAVVEVNTSTPTTSTTTTTSSPAVEVENKPEPSVESETASTSTAPSNTTDLDNSTTIIPTSVENVVSESEKVVEGGDSTPPPPLPSIPPPSKVMVFVEASMAQVASDPSSIEESPSLVSDPQQGERNEVKSQPTVAPVDNSPVEVPEKSVEVNEPVVRDVSPLESLPSTVETKEDHVVAFTEETKQAEDGSDVRVKEEPIAVPEEPVVLETVSQVTAAPESDQALVPEEIKETATKTVGEILEQAVDKIESGEVLLPPAAPVEVVSSGNENVTQENVKETDLSVPLPEVEAIDEISNNIDDLPPPPPPPAVDDEEAVPDSLPSPLPTIAAAVPADMMGADELKQQDTSVLSVDISSPLPQNSLESLPSPPTLSQSDVSLPPPPESPTACALPEQQGAMPEPDVEPVAVLPSPPPAPSSTGDDPTSSSIPSSLPEAEVEVAKHEEVAKQQMVDSPVAASVVDTAAIVLSTETTDETEKQNKSVTTAAATSSPEKMNEQEASAEEPDAKQNSLPAMEVAAAETATEAKVPEVAVPTEVEETVAQKHNGTVENGTSHGMNGENGKIENGTTENGSVENGQNGVHETSATESLNGAAEHKKEDKIPEKTAQLQQPPPAAPEVTAE comes from the exons atgGGATTAGCGCAGAGTAAACGATCGGTTAACATCACCACAGATCCGGCCAAGGATGGAGTTGTTACGGAAGGagccggaaaattggaaaaaattGGCGAAGTTGATCAACTGAAGGCACAAGCTAATGGTGATGCTCAACACAATGACGCTGATAAC GAAACGAAAGTTGAAACCGACGCCGCCGAAAATGAAAAGGATTCCACGACAGAGAAGGCCAACAAAGAGGGTggggacggtggtggtggcgataCAAGTGTGGCTGCTACATCCCCAACCTCGGAAAAGGAAGGAGAATCGGatgcaaataataaatcactCGAAAACGGAACCAACGATGAATCGATGAATGACAGCAAAGCGCCTGCAGATGATGCCAATAAGAAGGCAAAGAAACCGAAAAAGAAGTGGTCCTTCCGCAGCCTGTCGTtcagcaaaaaggacaaacaGAAACCGgtcaaaaaggaaaaggatgaGGAGCGAGTTAATGGTGAATGCGAGAAAGTCCCGGAAGAG CCCACTGAGGATGCTGCCGCTGCTAGCGCTGTGGCTCAAGAAGTCGCTTCCACCACTGTTGAAGCCGGAACAAGCGAGTCAAAAACggaagttgctgctgctgccgtcgcTGCCACGGAAGTTTCTACCACTACCGCCGCAGTAGCTGCCCCTGTCGTCGCTGATGTTACTACCACCACGAACGCCCCCGCCGATACCACCAAGGTGGAGGAACCCGTGGTCGAGGTTGCAGCCCAAGAATCTGTCACTCCTGTCGCTGTCGCTGCAGTTGAGGCCAAGGTGGAGGAACCTGTTAAGGTCGCCGTGGTGGAGAACGGCCAATCGAAAGATGTAGTCGAGGAACCTACGGTCGCGAAGGTGCAGGAAGAAAAGCTTGAACCggaaaccaccaccgccgccgccgccccCGTTGAAGAGAAAGTGGTTGAGCCGGCCGTTGTTGAGGTAAACACTTCCACTCCTACTACTAGTACTACTACCACTACCAGTAGTCCTGCTGTTGAGGTAGAGAACAAGCCCGAGCCGTCAGTAGAGAGCGAAACTGCTTCTACTTCTACTGCTCCTTCTAATACTACCGATCTCGATAACAGTACTACTATTATTCCCACCTCTGTCGAAAATGTCGTTAGTGAGTCCGAGAAGGTTGTAGAAGGTGGTGATAGTACGCCTCCGCCACCACTACCCTCCATCCCCCCACCCTCTAAGGTGATGGTGTTTGTTGAGGCTTCCATGGCGCAGGTCGCAAGCGATCCATCCTCGATCGAGGAATCTCCGTCGTTGGTTTCGGATCCGCAACAGGGCGAGCGCAATGAGGTTAAGAGTCAGCCCACCGTTGCCCCTGTTGATAATTCGCCTGTTGAGGTGCCTGAGAAGTCGGTTGAGGTTAATGAGCCCGTTGTGAGGGATGTTAGTCCGCTCGAATCGCTACCTTCCACGGTTGAGACAAAAGAGGATCACGTTGTTGCTTTCaccgaagaaacaaaacaagcagaGGATGGCTCTGACGTGCGCGTGAAGGAAGAACCAATCGCCGTTCCAGAAGAACCAGTTGTTCTTGAAACCGTATCACAAGTAACGGCTGCCCCCGAGTCCGATCAAGCATTGGTACCAGAGGAAATCAAAGAAACGGCCACGAAGACTGTGGGAGAAATTCTCGAACAAGCGGTTGATAAAATTGAGAGTGGCGAAGTTTTGCTGCCTCCTGCTGCACCGGTTGAGGTGGTGTCTAGCGGCAATGAAAATGTAACCCAAGAAAACGTCAAGGAAACGGACCTATCCGTCCCTCTGCCGGAGGTGGAGGCGATCGATGAGATCAGTAACAATATTGATGATCttcctccgccaccaccgccaccggctgTGGATGACGAGGAGGCAGTCCCAGATTCGTTGCCATCACCACTCCCAACGATTGCTGCTGCCGTACCTGCGGACATGATGGGTGCTGATGAGTTGAAGCAACAGGACACGAGTGTCCTGTCGGTAGATATCTCGTCTCCTCTGCCGCAAAACAGCCTGGAATCGCTTCCGTCTCCTCCGACTCTATCACAGAGTGATGTCAGTTTGCCACCTCCGCCAGAGTCTCCCACGGCGTGCGCTCTTCCTGAGCAGCAGGGTGCCATGCCGGAGCCTGATGTCGAGCCCGTTGCTGTTCTGCCGTCGCCTCCACCTGCACCATCATCCACGGGTGACGATCCTACCAGCTCTTCCATCCCATCCTCCCTCCCAGAAGCAGAAGTAGAAGTAGCCAAGCATGAAGAAgtagcaaaacagcaaatggtTGATTCGCCCGTTGCGGCATCAGTAGTGGACACGGCAGCGATAGTTTTGTCGACGGAGACAACCGACGAAaccgagaaacaaaacaaatccgtCACGACGGCGGCAGCTACTAGTAGCCCCGAGAAGATGAATGAACAGGAGGCAAGTGCAGAAGAGCCGGACGCAAAGCAGAATTCCTTGCCAGCAATGGAGGTGGCGGCGGCAGAGACAGCGACGGAGGCAAAAGTGCCAGAAGTAGCTGTACCGACGGAAGTTGAGGAAACTGTCGCGCAAAAG CACAATGGAACTGTTGAAAATGGTACCAGCCATGGCATGAATGGCGAAAACGGCAAAATTGAAAACGGCACAACTGAAAACGGATCCGTCGAAAACGGCCAGAATGGTGTCCACGAAACATCCGCCACAGAAAGTCTCAATGGAGCGGCTGAGCACAAAAAGGAG GATAAAATTCCAGAAAAGACGGCTCAGCTTCAGCAACCGCCACCGGCAGCACCCGAAGTTACGGCTGAGTAA
- the LOC128726646 gene encoding uncharacterized protein LOC128726646 — MHEIQIQTASDEDFTEVIFLLIDYIVEVPRSQRSRDRLATLLSLSPAGEELKHTLKVFENLVRKYCVGEFDEHRLRSQLKLLPANRQDRVVEIVNLRKPEIAQRLIDEVNRLEGGVPLVESFDWNVSWVMGSSSLASVRKQLCTVLLACRDVDSKAKVISFEMNRNQVEQVISQLETVV, encoded by the exons ATGCACGAAATTCAAATACAAACTGCGTCGGATGAAGATTTCACAGAG GTCATTTTCCTGTTGATTGATTACATCGTCGAGGTACCTCGAAGTCAGCGATCGCGAGATCGGCTAGCAACCCTTTTGAGCCTTTCCCCAGCCGGTGAGGAATTAAAGCACACACTGAAGGTGTTCGAAAATCTTGTCCGCAAGTACTGTGTCGGAGAGTTTGATGAACACCGGCTACGTTCACAATTGAAACTCCTTCCGGCGAATCGACAGGACCGAGTGGTAGAGATAGTGAATCTCCGTAAACCGGAAATTGCTCAGCGATTGATCGACGAAGTTAACAGGCTCGAAGGAGGCGTACCGCTAGTGGAATCGTTCGACTGGAACGTCAGCTGGGTCATGGGAAGCAGTAGTTTGGCATCAGTACGAAAACAACTCTGTACGGTGTTGCTTGCATGCCGGGATGTTGATTCGAAGGCCAAAGTCATCAGCTTCGAAATGAACAGAAATCAGGTAGAACAAGTCATAAGCCAACTTGAAACTGTAGTCTAA
- the LOC128722750 gene encoding serine protease inhibitor 28Dc-like → MPNGNDYKRLQDLLIQVGNGIFARTGTTFDARYDKLAKHLYQSELQQLDFVENEMAAVRYINNWVHNQTHGRIADIVSHISADTILMIVNTLYFRGLWEEPFQPMGTRNRRFFPNGPDGPDSFDTPMMAKSHCMPYYFWQEENVRVVGVPYRKNVTMYVFLPVNSTRELLQSLQTKLSAGVINDIVKKMKMKSVTLLLPKMHVSNSVSLKSVLQQLGVYTLFDSQEADLYRLLTGMVNERFDEETIEDHFDVLQDTQENAERLLKKRIPDCAIIVRQGIGRGDCLKANCAYGGKACVCCAEVDNDFRRRRRRQATKDMEPTKRIFVNEMLHKVDLTVNEVGTEGGAATATLIDRISSQINMIVNGPFLMVIREETTQLPLFYGNIYSPK, encoded by the exons ATGCCCAATGGCAACGACTACAAACGGTT GCAGGACCTCCTCATACAGGTCGGCAATGGTATATTCGCTCGCACCGGCACTACGTTCGACGCCCGTTACGATAAACTGGCCAAGCATCTCTACCAGAGTGAGCTGCAACAGCTGGACTTTGTCGAGAACGAAATGGCCGCCGTGCGTTACATCAACAACTGGGTGCACAATCAAACGCACGGTCGCATCGCCGACATCGTGTCGCACATCAGCGCCGACACGATCCTGATGATTGTGAACACGCTGTACTTCCGGGGTCTGTGGGAGGAACCGTTCCAGCCGATGGGCACACGCAACAGGCGCTTCTTCCCGAATGGTCCCGACGGACCGGACTCCTTCGACACGCCAATGATGGCCAAAAGCCACTGTATGCCGTACTACTTCTGGCAGGAGGAGAATGTCCGCGTGGTCGGTGTGCCGTACCGTAAGAACGTGACCATGTACGTCTTTCTGCCGGTGAACTCAACCCGCGAGCTGCTCCAGTCGCTGCAGACGAAGCTGTCCGCTGGCGTGATCAACGACAttgtgaagaaaatgaagatgaAATCTGTCACGCTGCTGCTTCCTAAGATGCACGTGTCCAACTCGGTCAGTCTCAAGAgcgtgctgcagcagcttgGCGTTTACACGCTGTTCGACAGTCAAGAGGCTGATCTGTACCGGCTTCTCACCGGGATGGTTAACGAACGGTTTGATGAAGAAACGATCGAGGATCACTTCGACGTCTTGCAGGATACGCAGGAAAACGCGGAACGCTTGCTGAAGAAGCGAATTCCTGACTGTGCCATCATCGTGCGCCAGGGCATTGGCCGTGGGGATTGCCTAAAGGCGAACTGTGCTTACGGAGGcaaggcgtgtgtgtgttgcgccGAGGTTGACAACGATTTCCGGCGGCGCCGCCGACGCCAGGCGACAAAGGACATGGAACCGACGAAGAGGATCTTTGTTAACGAAATGCTGCACAAAGTGGACCTGACGGTGAACGAGGTCGGTACGGAAGGAGGCGCAGCAACGGCGACGCTGATCGATCGCATCTCATCGCAGATCAACATGATCGTTAATGGGCCATTCCTCATGGTGATTAGGGAAGAAACGACTCAGTTGCCGCTGTTCTACGGCAACATCTACAGTCCGAAATAA
- the LOC128723285 gene encoding serine protease inhibitor 28Dc-like, translating into MLNQPQNQPALKAPTTNTHLLSDSVTNLAQRIARAISNQKSKTEIFSPVSIAGALSLLLLGSGGQTQQELLAVMGLNKGQLSFQEIHIGFGRLFQDLVSNDPSLEPLVTWRLNDKCNRVEEDEYDDEFTPAQSPSNTTEIPPDYDPAAHEISLANGIFVLRDFPLSESYRNRSMVLYNSEVQPMDFELDAVGSTKKINGWVSEKTHGKIPNILPSTLSPNTVMVLASAMYFRALWAETFIDGATKPREFFPNGHNHPPVMVDMMAHGGCFPFYESPELDARIIGLPYKNNLTTMYVIMPNNSTRAKLQALIARMSGDNLQQMIDRMKIKTSIILFPKMHISNSMDLKRVLQTLGSRSLFRADQSNLSGMMESGASSPPEQYVNRLQGATLSPQMEPRPTVNIPPYVPKPAMGSVPDLANQLVFSRHDNDEDMMMKTTTNEPMESTVEGSSPMPTNIPGTMLPLVRNRSKRDVSYKVPSSRHVQTGPLSSKDFILNKRIVKENGSVGKKSFRRRSKRDAQQQLYVSDAVHEVDLEINETGTEGGAATVVTLNRSGTSVVFRAEAPFLVVIRNDRTRLPLFYGAIYDPRS; encoded by the exons ATGCTGAATCAACCTCAAAATCAGCCCGCCCTCAAGGCACCAACCACCAACACGCACCTGCTATCGGACAGCGTAACCAACCTAGCTCAGCGGATCGCTCGAGCCATCTCGAACCAGAAAAGCAAGACGGAGATCTTCTCACCCGTCAGCATAGCGGGCGCACtgtcactgctgctgctgggatcCGGTGGCCAAACCCAACAGGAGCTGCTTGCCGTTATGGGCCTTAACAAGGGACAGCTCTCGTTCCAGGAGATCCATATCGGGTTCGGTCGGCTGTTTCAGGACCTGGTGTCGAACGATCCAAGCCTCGAACCGTTGGTCACCTGGCGCTTGAATGATAAGTGCAACCGAGTTGAAGAGGACGAGTACGACGATGAATTCACACCTGCCCAGTCGCCGAGCAACACGACCGA AATCCCGCCCGATTACGATCCAGCGGCGCATGAAATATCGCTCGCCAACGGGATTTTTGTGCTGCGCGATTTTCCACTCAGCGAATCGTACCGCAACCGATCGATGGTGCTGTACAACTCCGAGGTCCAACCGATGGACTTCGAGCTGGATGCGGTCGGTTCGACGAAGAAAATCAACGGttgggtgagcgaaaaaacGCACGGCAAGATCCCGAACATTCTGCCATCGACGCTGTCCCCGAACACGGTCATGGTGCTGGCCAGTGCGATGTATTTCCGCGCCCTGTGGGCGGAAACGTTCATCGACGGTGCGACGAAACCGCGCGAATTTTTCCCAAATGGCCACAACCACCCACCAGTGATGGTAGACATGATGGCGCACGGTGGATGTTTTCCGTTCTACGAATCACCTGAGCTGGACGCGCGCATCATCGGACTGCCGTACAAGAACAATCTCACCACGATGTACGTGATCATGCCGAACAACTCGACCCGGGCGAAACTGCAGGCGCTTATTGCGCGGATGAGTGGGGACAACCTGCAGCAGATGATCGATCGCATGAAGATCAAGACGTCGATCATCCTGTTCCCGAAGATGCACATCAGCAACTCGATGGATTTGAAGCGTGTCCTGCAAACGCTCGGCAGCCGCTCGCTGTTCAGAGCCGACCAAAGCAATCTTTCCGGTATGATGGAATCTGGGGCTTCATCGCCGCCGGAGCAGTATGTGAACCGGTTGCAGGGGGCCACACTATCGCCCCAGATGGAGCCGAGACCGACGGTGAACATTCCTCCGTACGTGCCGAAACCGGCTATGGGCAGCGTGCCCGATCTAGCGAACCAGCTGGTATTTTCGAGGCACGATAACGACGAGGATATGATGATGAAAACCACGACCAATGAGCCAATGGAATCCACCGTGGAAGGATCCTCCCCGATGCCGACCAACATCCCTGGAACGATGCTTCCATTGGTGCGGAATAGATCGAAGCGTGATGTTAGCTATAAAGTTCCGAGCAGCAGGCACGTCCAGACGGGGCCACTGAGTAGCAAGGACTTCATCCTGAACAAGCGCATCGTCAAGGAGAACGGATCGGTTGGAAAAAAGAGCTTCCGGAGACGCAGCAAGCGTGATgctcagcagcagctgtaCGTCAGTGACGCCGTCCACGAGGTCGACCTGGAGATCAACGAGACGGGTACGGAGGGTGGCGCGGCTACGGTCGTCACGCTTAACCGATCCGGCACGAGCGTCGTGTTCCGGGCGGAGGCGCCATTTTTGGTGGTGATCCGGAACGATCGCACCCGGTTGCCGCTGTTTTACGGTGCCATCTATGATCCGCGCAGCTGA